In Danaus plexippus chromosome 6, MEX_DaPlex, whole genome shotgun sequence, a single window of DNA contains:
- the LOC116777377 gene encoding solute carrier family 12 member 4 isoform X1, giving the protein MSERFKVTMFDEPSGKNYKNYGATSAESDVELKGKLLQNSGDTDEYGFSKDKDKGDTTLYLYQEEIEDRPRAATFLSSLADYSNTIPTASAADPDAPKPAPPARMGTLIGVYLPCIQNIFGVILFIRLTWVVGTAGAIQGFLIVLVCCCTTMLTAISMSAIATNGVVPAGGSYFMIGRSLGPECGGAVGMLFYTGTTLAAAMYIVGAVEIVLTYIAPWMSIFGDFTKDPEAMYNNFRVYGTGLLLIMGMVVFVGVKFVNKFATLALACVILSISAVYAGIFVNFNGNDKLQMCVLGKRLLKDIHISNCSKDLGGELHQLFCPNNTCDPYYQQHEVSVVQGIKGLASGVFFDNLQDSFLQLGQYIAYGKEPDDIEQMERPTYNQIYADLTTTFTILIGIFFPSVTGIMAGSNRSGDLADAQKSIPIGTICAILTTSTVYLSCVLLFAGTVDNLLLRDKFGQSIGGKLVVANMAWPNQWVILIGSFLSTLGAGLQSLTGAPRLLQAIAKDEIIPFLSPFAVSSSRGEPTRALLLTMVICQCGILLGNVDILAPLLSMFFLMCYGFVNLACALQTLLKTPNWRPRFKYYHWSLSLAGLTLCISIMFMTSWFYALIAIGMAGLIYKYIEYRGAEKEWGDGLRGLALSAARYSLLRLEEGPPHTKNWRPQVLVLAKLNEDLNPKYRKMLAFASQLKAGKGLTVCVSVLGGDFTRRAGEAATAKQNLRKCMDEEKVKGFVDVLVSHSIADGLGHFVQTTGLGGLKPNTVIVGWPYGWRQSEDERTWQVFLHTVRAVTAARMAMLVPKGINFFPDSTEKVSGNIDIWWIVHDGGMLMLLPFLLKHHRTWKNCKMRIFTVAQIEDNSIQMKKDLKMFLYQLRLEAEVEVVEMTDNDISAYTYERTLMMEQRNQMLRELRLNKKESLGMMQNLVDYREQNAEEKLPLVQAIVDHHHADVKTASKVRFAEPGSEPAAEDAPSPPLAENDDKDKDDKDEFRSSLLHIIDSMWDSPDERSQCESPTPPIDADKHKDGNLNGDALKPQPNMPILTPDEGTVRRMHTAVKLNEVIVSRSHDAQLVILNLPGPPRDTKLERESNYMEFLEVLTEGLEKVLMVRGGGREVITIYS; this is encoded by the exons gagGAGATCGAAGACAGGCCTCGAGCGGCTACGTTCCTCAGTTCTCTGGCGGACTATTCCAATACCATCCCCACTGCCTCAGCGGCTGATCCCGATGCCCCAAAACCGGCACCCCCCGCTCGTATGGGTACCCTCATCGGGGTGTACCTTCCTTGCATCCAAAACATTTTCGGCGTCATCCTCTTCATCCGTTTAACATGGGTTGTTGGAACCGCTGGCGCTATTCAAGGCTTTCTGATTGTGCTTGTCTGCTGTTGTACG ACGATGCTCACTGCGATATCAATGTCAGCGATTGCTACGAACGGTGTGGTCCCAGCAGGGGGGTCATATTTCATGATCGGTCGGTCTCTGGGTCCAGAGTGTGGTGGCGCAGTTGGAATGTTGTTCTACACAGGCACTACCCTCGCTGCTGCCATGTATATCGTCGGAGCTGTTGAAATAGTTCTG ACGTACATAGCACCCTGGATGTCAATTTTCGGCGACTTTACTAAGGATCCTGAAGCGATGTACAATAACTTCAGAGTTTACGGAACTGGTCTTCTATTGATAATGGGCATGGTTGTGTTTGTGGGAGTCAAATTTGTCAACAAGTTCGCTACACTCGCCCTCGCTTGTGTCATTCTTTCCATTAGTGCTGTCTACGCTGGCATCTTTGTAAACTTCAACGGAAACGATAAACTTCA AATGTGTGTATTGGGAAAACGTTTATTGAAGGACATTCATATTAGTAACTGCAGCAAGGATTTGGGAGGCGAACTGCATCAATTATTTTGCCCGAATAATACATGTGATCCATATTATCAACAACATGAAGTTTCAGTGGTTCAAGGCATTAAG GGTTTGGCAAGTGGAGTTTTCTTTGACAACTTACAAGACTCTTTTCTACAACTTGGACAATATATCGCTTATGGCAAAGAACCAGATGACATTGAACAGATGGAACGACCAACCTATAACCAGATCTATGCTGATCTAACCACTACCTTTACAATTCTCATAGGCATTTTCTTCCCATCGGTAACTG GTATAATGGCTGGATCGAATCGTTCTGGAGACTTGGCTGACGCCCAGAAAAGTATTCCAATCGGAACAATTTGCGCTATTCTTACAACATCAACTGTTTACCTGTCTTGTGTGTTACTTTTCGCTGGTACTGTCGATAACTTATTACTGAGAGACAA atttggaCAATCGATTGGCGGGAAACTTGTAGTTGCAAATATGGCATGGCCGAATCAATGGGTTATTTTAATTGGATCGTTCCTTTCTACCCTCGGAGCTGGACTACAATCTCTGACTGGCGCACCACGTTTACTGCAGGCTATCGCTAAGGATGAAATAATACCTTTCCTTTCACCGTTCGCAGTTTCTTCTAGCAGGGGAGAACCAACAAG GGCCTTATTATTGACTATGGTTATTTGCCAATGCGGCATCCTTCTGGGCAACGTCGATATCCTAGCGCCATTGTTGTCTATGTTCTTCCTCATGTGTTACGGATTCGTCAATTTGGCTTGCGCTCTGCAAACGCTTTTGAAGACTCCCAACTGGCGACCCAGATTCAAATATTACCATTG GTCACTTTCACTAGCAGGTTTAACGCTATGTATTTCCATTATGTTTATGACATCATGGTTTTATGCCTTAATAGCTATAGGCATGGCTGGTCTTATCTACAAGTACATTGAGTATCGAGG aGCCGAAAAAGAGTGGGGCGATGGCCTGCGCGGTCTGGCGCTTTCCGCAGCTCGTTATTCATTACTGCGTCTGGAAGAAGGACCCCCACATACAAAGAACTGGAGACCTCAAGTTCTTGTTCTTGCTAAACTGAATGAGGATCTGAATCCGAAGTATCGTAAAATGCTTGCTTTTGCCAGTCAACTTAAAGCTG GAAAAGGTTTGACAGTTTGTGTATCCGTGTTGGGTGGTGATTTCACCCGCCGCGCAGGGGAAGCAGCTACGGCTAAACAAAACTTACGCAAATGCATGGATGAAGAGAAAGTCAAAGGATTCGTTGATGTCCTTGTATCACATAGTATTGCTGATGGCCTGGGCCACTT TGTTCAAACGACCGGTCTTGGCGGATTGAAGCCAAATACAGTTATTGTTGGATGGCCATACGGCTGGCGACAATCGGAAGATGAACGTACTTGGCAAGTGTTCCTGCACACTGTCCGAGCTGTTACCGCCGCGAGAATGGCCATGCTGGTACCTAAGGGGATCAATTTCTTCCCTGACTCTACTGAAAAG GTCTCTGGTAACATAGATATTTGGTGGATAGTTCACGATGGTGGAATGTTGATGCTCTTACCATTCCTGTTGAAGCATCATCGCACGTGGAAAAATTGCAAGATGCGAATTTTCACTGTCGCTCAAATAGAAGATAACTccatacaaatgaaaaaagatCTGAAAATGTTCCTGTATCAATTACGTTTGGAAGCTGAAGTTGAAGTCGTAGAAAtg ACTGATAATGATATCTCCGCCTACACTTACGAACGCACCTTGATGATGGAACAGCGCAATCAGATGTTACGTGAACTGAGACTTAATAAGAAGGAATCGCTTGGAATG ATGCAAAATTTGGTGGACTATCGTGAACAAAACGCTGAGGAGAAGTTGCCTCTG GTTCAAGCCATAGTGGATCATCATCACGCTGATGTGAAGACTGCTAGCAAGGTCCGTTTCGCTGAACCTGGTTCGGAGCCAGCAGCCGAAGACGCACCCTCACCTCCTCTGGCAGAAAACGATGACAAGGACAAAGATGATAAG GACGAATTTCGAAGTAGTTTGTTGCACATAATCGATTCAATGTGGGACTCGCCCGATGAACGCTCGCAGTGTGAGTCGCCAACGCCTCCCATCGACGCGGACAAACACAAGGATGGCAACCTCAACGGCGACGCGCTTAAACCCCAGCCCAACATGCCGATACTGACTCC CGACGAGGGAACGGTTCGACGGATGCACACCGCCGTTAAGCTGAATGAAGTCATAGTGTCGCGTTCACACGACGCACAATTAGTCATACTGAACCTGCCGGGCCCGCCGCGCGACACTAAACTCGAGAGGGAATCCAACT ACATGGAGTTCCTGGAGGTGCTGACGGAGGGACTGGAGAAGGTCCTGATGGTTCGTGGCGGAGGCCGCGAGGTCATCACTATCTACTCGTGA
- the LOC116777377 gene encoding solute carrier family 12 member 4 isoform X3, with the protein MSERFKVTMFDEPSGKNYKNYGATSAESDVELKGKLLQNSGDTDEYGFSKDKDKGDTTLYLYQEEIEDRPRAATFLSSLADYSNTIPTASAADPDAPKPAPPARMGTLIGVYLPCIQNIFGVILFIRLTWVVGTAGAIQGFLIVLVCCCTTMLTAISMSAIATNGVVPAGGSYFMIGRSLGPECGGAVGMLFYTGTTLAAAMYIVGAVEIVLTYIAPWMSIFGDFTKDPEAMYNNFRVYGTGLLLIMGMVVFVGVKFVNKFATLALACVILSISAVYAGIFVNFNGNDKLQMCVLGKRLLKDIHISNCSKDLGGELHQLFCPNNTCDPYYQQHEVSVVQGIKGLASGVFFDNLQDSFLQLGQYIAYGKEPDDIEQMERPTYNQIYADLTTTFTILIGIFFPSVTGIMAGSNRSGDLADAQKSIPIGTICAILTTSTVYLSCVLLFAGTVDNLLLRDKFGQSIGGKLVVANMAWPNQWVILIGSFLSTLGAGLQSLTGAPRLLQAIAKDEIIPFLSPFAVSSSRGEPTRALLLTMVICQCGILLGNVDILAPLLSMFFLMCYGFVNLACALQTLLKTPNWRPRFKYYHWSLSLAGLTLCISIMFMTSWFYALIAIGMAGLIYKYIEYRGAEKEWGDGLRGLALSAARYSLLRLEEGPPHTKNWRPQVLVLAKLNEDLNPKYRKMLAFASQLKAGKGLTVCVSVLGGDFTRRAGEAATAKQNLRKCMDEEKVKGFVDVLVSHSIADGLGHFVQTTGLGGLKPNTVIVGWPYGWRQSEDERTWQVFLHTVRAVTAARMAMLVPKGINFFPDSTEKVSGNIDIWWIVHDGGMLMLLPFLLKHHRTWKNCKMRIFTVAQIEDNSIQMKKDLKMFLYQLRLEAEVEVVEMTDNDISAYTYERTLMMEQRNQMLRELRLNKKESLGMVQAIVDHHHADVKTASKVRFAEPGSEPAAEDAPSPPLAENDDKDKDDKDEFRSSLLHIIDSMWDSPDERSQCESPTPPIDADKHKDGNLNGDALKPQPNMPILTPDEGTVRRMHTAVKLNEVIVSRSHDAQLVILNLPGPPRDTKLERESNYMEFLEVLTEGLEKVLMVRGGGREVITIYS; encoded by the exons gagGAGATCGAAGACAGGCCTCGAGCGGCTACGTTCCTCAGTTCTCTGGCGGACTATTCCAATACCATCCCCACTGCCTCAGCGGCTGATCCCGATGCCCCAAAACCGGCACCCCCCGCTCGTATGGGTACCCTCATCGGGGTGTACCTTCCTTGCATCCAAAACATTTTCGGCGTCATCCTCTTCATCCGTTTAACATGGGTTGTTGGAACCGCTGGCGCTATTCAAGGCTTTCTGATTGTGCTTGTCTGCTGTTGTACG ACGATGCTCACTGCGATATCAATGTCAGCGATTGCTACGAACGGTGTGGTCCCAGCAGGGGGGTCATATTTCATGATCGGTCGGTCTCTGGGTCCAGAGTGTGGTGGCGCAGTTGGAATGTTGTTCTACACAGGCACTACCCTCGCTGCTGCCATGTATATCGTCGGAGCTGTTGAAATAGTTCTG ACGTACATAGCACCCTGGATGTCAATTTTCGGCGACTTTACTAAGGATCCTGAAGCGATGTACAATAACTTCAGAGTTTACGGAACTGGTCTTCTATTGATAATGGGCATGGTTGTGTTTGTGGGAGTCAAATTTGTCAACAAGTTCGCTACACTCGCCCTCGCTTGTGTCATTCTTTCCATTAGTGCTGTCTACGCTGGCATCTTTGTAAACTTCAACGGAAACGATAAACTTCA AATGTGTGTATTGGGAAAACGTTTATTGAAGGACATTCATATTAGTAACTGCAGCAAGGATTTGGGAGGCGAACTGCATCAATTATTTTGCCCGAATAATACATGTGATCCATATTATCAACAACATGAAGTTTCAGTGGTTCAAGGCATTAAG GGTTTGGCAAGTGGAGTTTTCTTTGACAACTTACAAGACTCTTTTCTACAACTTGGACAATATATCGCTTATGGCAAAGAACCAGATGACATTGAACAGATGGAACGACCAACCTATAACCAGATCTATGCTGATCTAACCACTACCTTTACAATTCTCATAGGCATTTTCTTCCCATCGGTAACTG GTATAATGGCTGGATCGAATCGTTCTGGAGACTTGGCTGACGCCCAGAAAAGTATTCCAATCGGAACAATTTGCGCTATTCTTACAACATCAACTGTTTACCTGTCTTGTGTGTTACTTTTCGCTGGTACTGTCGATAACTTATTACTGAGAGACAA atttggaCAATCGATTGGCGGGAAACTTGTAGTTGCAAATATGGCATGGCCGAATCAATGGGTTATTTTAATTGGATCGTTCCTTTCTACCCTCGGAGCTGGACTACAATCTCTGACTGGCGCACCACGTTTACTGCAGGCTATCGCTAAGGATGAAATAATACCTTTCCTTTCACCGTTCGCAGTTTCTTCTAGCAGGGGAGAACCAACAAG GGCCTTATTATTGACTATGGTTATTTGCCAATGCGGCATCCTTCTGGGCAACGTCGATATCCTAGCGCCATTGTTGTCTATGTTCTTCCTCATGTGTTACGGATTCGTCAATTTGGCTTGCGCTCTGCAAACGCTTTTGAAGACTCCCAACTGGCGACCCAGATTCAAATATTACCATTG GTCACTTTCACTAGCAGGTTTAACGCTATGTATTTCCATTATGTTTATGACATCATGGTTTTATGCCTTAATAGCTATAGGCATGGCTGGTCTTATCTACAAGTACATTGAGTATCGAGG aGCCGAAAAAGAGTGGGGCGATGGCCTGCGCGGTCTGGCGCTTTCCGCAGCTCGTTATTCATTACTGCGTCTGGAAGAAGGACCCCCACATACAAAGAACTGGAGACCTCAAGTTCTTGTTCTTGCTAAACTGAATGAGGATCTGAATCCGAAGTATCGTAAAATGCTTGCTTTTGCCAGTCAACTTAAAGCTG GAAAAGGTTTGACAGTTTGTGTATCCGTGTTGGGTGGTGATTTCACCCGCCGCGCAGGGGAAGCAGCTACGGCTAAACAAAACTTACGCAAATGCATGGATGAAGAGAAAGTCAAAGGATTCGTTGATGTCCTTGTATCACATAGTATTGCTGATGGCCTGGGCCACTT TGTTCAAACGACCGGTCTTGGCGGATTGAAGCCAAATACAGTTATTGTTGGATGGCCATACGGCTGGCGACAATCGGAAGATGAACGTACTTGGCAAGTGTTCCTGCACACTGTCCGAGCTGTTACCGCCGCGAGAATGGCCATGCTGGTACCTAAGGGGATCAATTTCTTCCCTGACTCTACTGAAAAG GTCTCTGGTAACATAGATATTTGGTGGATAGTTCACGATGGTGGAATGTTGATGCTCTTACCATTCCTGTTGAAGCATCATCGCACGTGGAAAAATTGCAAGATGCGAATTTTCACTGTCGCTCAAATAGAAGATAACTccatacaaatgaaaaaagatCTGAAAATGTTCCTGTATCAATTACGTTTGGAAGCTGAAGTTGAAGTCGTAGAAAtg ACTGATAATGATATCTCCGCCTACACTTACGAACGCACCTTGATGATGGAACAGCGCAATCAGATGTTACGTGAACTGAGACTTAATAAGAAGGAATCGCTTGGAATG GTTCAAGCCATAGTGGATCATCATCACGCTGATGTGAAGACTGCTAGCAAGGTCCGTTTCGCTGAACCTGGTTCGGAGCCAGCAGCCGAAGACGCACCCTCACCTCCTCTGGCAGAAAACGATGACAAGGACAAAGATGATAAG GACGAATTTCGAAGTAGTTTGTTGCACATAATCGATTCAATGTGGGACTCGCCCGATGAACGCTCGCAGTGTGAGTCGCCAACGCCTCCCATCGACGCGGACAAACACAAGGATGGCAACCTCAACGGCGACGCGCTTAAACCCCAGCCCAACATGCCGATACTGACTCC CGACGAGGGAACGGTTCGACGGATGCACACCGCCGTTAAGCTGAATGAAGTCATAGTGTCGCGTTCACACGACGCACAATTAGTCATACTGAACCTGCCGGGCCCGCCGCGCGACACTAAACTCGAGAGGGAATCCAACT ACATGGAGTTCCTGGAGGTGCTGACGGAGGGACTGGAGAAGGTCCTGATGGTTCGTGGCGGAGGCCGCGAGGTCATCACTATCTACTCGTGA
- the LOC116777377 gene encoding solute carrier family 12 member 4 isoform X6, protein MSERFKVTMFDEPSGKNYKNYGATSAESDVELKGKLLQNSGDTDEYGFSKDKDKGDTTLYLYQEEIEDRPRAATFLSSLADYSNTIPTASAADPDAPKPAPPARMGTLIGVYLPCIQNIFGVILFIRLTWVVGTAGAIQGFLIVLVCCCTTMLTAISMSAIATNGVVPAGGSYFMIGRSLGPECGGAVGMLFYTGTTLAAAMYIVGAVEIVLTYIAPWMSIFGDFTKDPEAMYNNFRVYGTGLLLIMGMVVFVGVKFVNKFATLALACVILSISAVYAGIFVNFNGNDKLQMCVLGKRLLKDIHISNCSKDLGGELHQLFCPNNTCDPYYQQHEVSVVQGIKGLASGVFFDNLQDSFLQLGQYIAYGKEPDDIEQMERPTYNQIYADLTTTFTILIGIFFPSVTGIMAGSNRSGDLADAQKSIPIGTICAILTTSTVYLSCVLLFAGTVDNLLLRDKFGQSIGGKLVVANMAWPNQWVILIGSFLSTLGAGLQSLTGAPRLLQAIAKDEIIPFLSPFAVSSSRGEPTRALLLTMVICQCGILLGNVDILAPLLSMFFLMCYGFVNLACALQTLLKTPNWRPRFKYYHWSLSLAGLTLCISIMFMTSWFYALIAIGMAGLIYKYIEYRGAEKEWGDGLRGLALSAARYSLLRLEEGPPHTKNWRPQVLVLAKLNEDLNPKYRKMLAFASQLKAGKGLTVCVSVLGGDFTRRAGEAATAKQNLRKCMDEEKVKGFVDVLVSHSIADGLGHFVQTTGLGGLKPNTVIVGWPYGWRQSEDERTWQVFLHTVRAVTAARMAMLVPKGINFFPDSTEKVSGNIDIWWIVHDGGMLMLLPFLLKHHRTWKNCKMRIFTVAQIEDNSIQMKKDLKMFLYQLRLEAEVEVVEMTDNDISAYTYERTLMMEQRNQMLRELRLNKKESLGMMQNLVDYREQNAEEKLPLVQAIVDHHHADVKTASKVRFAEPGSEPAAEDAPSPPLAENDDKDKDDKCESPTPPIDADKHKDGNLNGDALKPQPNMPILTPDEGTVRRMHTAVKLNEVIVSRSHDAQLVILNLPGPPRDTKLERESNYMEFLEVLTEGLEKVLMVRGGGREVITIYS, encoded by the exons gagGAGATCGAAGACAGGCCTCGAGCGGCTACGTTCCTCAGTTCTCTGGCGGACTATTCCAATACCATCCCCACTGCCTCAGCGGCTGATCCCGATGCCCCAAAACCGGCACCCCCCGCTCGTATGGGTACCCTCATCGGGGTGTACCTTCCTTGCATCCAAAACATTTTCGGCGTCATCCTCTTCATCCGTTTAACATGGGTTGTTGGAACCGCTGGCGCTATTCAAGGCTTTCTGATTGTGCTTGTCTGCTGTTGTACG ACGATGCTCACTGCGATATCAATGTCAGCGATTGCTACGAACGGTGTGGTCCCAGCAGGGGGGTCATATTTCATGATCGGTCGGTCTCTGGGTCCAGAGTGTGGTGGCGCAGTTGGAATGTTGTTCTACACAGGCACTACCCTCGCTGCTGCCATGTATATCGTCGGAGCTGTTGAAATAGTTCTG ACGTACATAGCACCCTGGATGTCAATTTTCGGCGACTTTACTAAGGATCCTGAAGCGATGTACAATAACTTCAGAGTTTACGGAACTGGTCTTCTATTGATAATGGGCATGGTTGTGTTTGTGGGAGTCAAATTTGTCAACAAGTTCGCTACACTCGCCCTCGCTTGTGTCATTCTTTCCATTAGTGCTGTCTACGCTGGCATCTTTGTAAACTTCAACGGAAACGATAAACTTCA AATGTGTGTATTGGGAAAACGTTTATTGAAGGACATTCATATTAGTAACTGCAGCAAGGATTTGGGAGGCGAACTGCATCAATTATTTTGCCCGAATAATACATGTGATCCATATTATCAACAACATGAAGTTTCAGTGGTTCAAGGCATTAAG GGTTTGGCAAGTGGAGTTTTCTTTGACAACTTACAAGACTCTTTTCTACAACTTGGACAATATATCGCTTATGGCAAAGAACCAGATGACATTGAACAGATGGAACGACCAACCTATAACCAGATCTATGCTGATCTAACCACTACCTTTACAATTCTCATAGGCATTTTCTTCCCATCGGTAACTG GTATAATGGCTGGATCGAATCGTTCTGGAGACTTGGCTGACGCCCAGAAAAGTATTCCAATCGGAACAATTTGCGCTATTCTTACAACATCAACTGTTTACCTGTCTTGTGTGTTACTTTTCGCTGGTACTGTCGATAACTTATTACTGAGAGACAA atttggaCAATCGATTGGCGGGAAACTTGTAGTTGCAAATATGGCATGGCCGAATCAATGGGTTATTTTAATTGGATCGTTCCTTTCTACCCTCGGAGCTGGACTACAATCTCTGACTGGCGCACCACGTTTACTGCAGGCTATCGCTAAGGATGAAATAATACCTTTCCTTTCACCGTTCGCAGTTTCTTCTAGCAGGGGAGAACCAACAAG GGCCTTATTATTGACTATGGTTATTTGCCAATGCGGCATCCTTCTGGGCAACGTCGATATCCTAGCGCCATTGTTGTCTATGTTCTTCCTCATGTGTTACGGATTCGTCAATTTGGCTTGCGCTCTGCAAACGCTTTTGAAGACTCCCAACTGGCGACCCAGATTCAAATATTACCATTG GTCACTTTCACTAGCAGGTTTAACGCTATGTATTTCCATTATGTTTATGACATCATGGTTTTATGCCTTAATAGCTATAGGCATGGCTGGTCTTATCTACAAGTACATTGAGTATCGAGG aGCCGAAAAAGAGTGGGGCGATGGCCTGCGCGGTCTGGCGCTTTCCGCAGCTCGTTATTCATTACTGCGTCTGGAAGAAGGACCCCCACATACAAAGAACTGGAGACCTCAAGTTCTTGTTCTTGCTAAACTGAATGAGGATCTGAATCCGAAGTATCGTAAAATGCTTGCTTTTGCCAGTCAACTTAAAGCTG GAAAAGGTTTGACAGTTTGTGTATCCGTGTTGGGTGGTGATTTCACCCGCCGCGCAGGGGAAGCAGCTACGGCTAAACAAAACTTACGCAAATGCATGGATGAAGAGAAAGTCAAAGGATTCGTTGATGTCCTTGTATCACATAGTATTGCTGATGGCCTGGGCCACTT TGTTCAAACGACCGGTCTTGGCGGATTGAAGCCAAATACAGTTATTGTTGGATGGCCATACGGCTGGCGACAATCGGAAGATGAACGTACTTGGCAAGTGTTCCTGCACACTGTCCGAGCTGTTACCGCCGCGAGAATGGCCATGCTGGTACCTAAGGGGATCAATTTCTTCCCTGACTCTACTGAAAAG GTCTCTGGTAACATAGATATTTGGTGGATAGTTCACGATGGTGGAATGTTGATGCTCTTACCATTCCTGTTGAAGCATCATCGCACGTGGAAAAATTGCAAGATGCGAATTTTCACTGTCGCTCAAATAGAAGATAACTccatacaaatgaaaaaagatCTGAAAATGTTCCTGTATCAATTACGTTTGGAAGCTGAAGTTGAAGTCGTAGAAAtg ACTGATAATGATATCTCCGCCTACACTTACGAACGCACCTTGATGATGGAACAGCGCAATCAGATGTTACGTGAACTGAGACTTAATAAGAAGGAATCGCTTGGAATG ATGCAAAATTTGGTGGACTATCGTGAACAAAACGCTGAGGAGAAGTTGCCTCTG GTTCAAGCCATAGTGGATCATCATCACGCTGATGTGAAGACTGCTAGCAAGGTCCGTTTCGCTGAACCTGGTTCGGAGCCAGCAGCCGAAGACGCACCCTCACCTCCTCTGGCAGAAAACGATGACAAGGACAAAGATGATAAG TGTGAGTCGCCAACGCCTCCCATCGACGCGGACAAACACAAGGATGGCAACCTCAACGGCGACGCGCTTAAACCCCAGCCCAACATGCCGATACTGACTCC CGACGAGGGAACGGTTCGACGGATGCACACCGCCGTTAAGCTGAATGAAGTCATAGTGTCGCGTTCACACGACGCACAATTAGTCATACTGAACCTGCCGGGCCCGCCGCGCGACACTAAACTCGAGAGGGAATCCAACT ACATGGAGTTCCTGGAGGTGCTGACGGAGGGACTGGAGAAGGTCCTGATGGTTCGTGGCGGAGGCCGCGAGGTCATCACTATCTACTCGTGA